The stretch of DNA CTGGACGACCCGGACGAGGCGGCCTCGGTGCTCGCCGAGGCCCTGGTCGGCGACCTCGCCGAAGCGGGCGGGGACAGCCGTTGGGCCTCCATGTCGTTGGCCCAGCTCATCGGCCCGTGGCGTTCGGTGCACGGCGAGTTTCCCGGGGTCGCCGAGCTGCGCGACCTCCTTTCCGACGAGGCCGCACGCGCCGATCTGCGGGCCGCCCTGGACGAACGGGGGCTCGGTGCCCACCGGCGGGACCTGGACGCGTTCGAGCGGCGCTCAGCGGCCCCTGGGGGGGCTGTCGAGGAACTGGCCACCCGCGTTGCTCTGTTGGACCGTCCGGCCTTCCACGGTTTCATCGCTCCGCACGCGTCGGAGGGCGCGGCCGACGCGCGGCGGGTGCTCTCGCTTCAGCACCTCGATCAGCCCATCCGAGTCCGCATCGAATTGCCGGAGCGCGCACACGCCGAGGCCGCACGCATCCTGACCCGGCTTGTCCTCGCGCAATTCACTCTGTGGGCTGCATCCCGCCGGGACCGGTCCCTATTCGCGTTCCTGGTTCTGGAGGACGCGGCGCAGGCAATCACCCCTCAGTGCCTGCGGGGTCTCCAACAACTCCGTACGAGCAATGCGGGTGTGCTGTTTACTCTGCGGACTCTGAGTGAAATCCCGGAGGGTCTGAGGGATCACCTATTGGCGGCGGTGGGTTGTCGCATTGCGTGCGTGGGTGTGAGCCCGTGGGATGCCCAGCATTTCGCGTCGGCATGGGGAACTGAGTGGGTGGAAACGGAAATGGTAACCCACCGGCAGATCCGTGCCGAGGAACCCATGACAAAGGTCTGGCACGCGTTGAAGAAAATCGCCACTGGAAAGCACGTGACGGCTAAATCCGTCACGGTCCGCCGCGAGGAGCGGCAACGGTGGTCCGCCTCTGAATTGGCGAACGAACTTCAGACCGGACAGGCTGTCATTTCCATGACGACCGTGAGGGGCGACCGAATGCCGCCCGTCCTTACCAATTTGAACCAGTAGGAAATACGGATACAGCAAAGGGGCCTACGGCACTCCGTAGGCCCCTTTGCTGTATCCGTATACGGGATCCGGATTGGTCAGTTGGTCGTGATGCGCTTACGTGCGTGGCTCCGAATTCCTTCGGGGTCTGCTGCCACTCGGCCGGAGTCTGTGATCCACGCGTATCCGCCTCCAACCCGGAATGTCCAGCCGCCGGGAGCGGTCTCGAATCCTTCCGCCTCTGGCCAGACTTCCCGAGCGCTCTCGATTGCGGCTTCTTCCTTCATGGTCTCCCTTTCCTGTTGACACTCAGGGAATCAGGATACGCGGCGCAGGTCAGTCGCCGTCTTTCTTCTGCTTTCCGGGACCGCGGTTGCCGTGAGTCGAAATACCGTCGGATACGCCGTTCACCCGGTTGATTTTCCCGCCGCCACTGTTGCTCTTCCCGCCACCCTCCGCCGGGCGCCCTCCGTGCGTCTGGATTCCCTGTGCCACGACACCCGCAGCGGAGGCACCCACTTTGCCGACCGCGCGGCCGGCTCCCATCGTGGCGCGCATGGCGAGCCCGGCGGCGATTTCGTCTCCGTATCCGGGAACGAATTTGAAGATCGCGACACCGGCGGCCAGGGAAATGATGATGACCGCGTTTCCGGCGACGATCACCGGAGCTGCGTCCGGTCCCTGCGCGTCGGTGAACACGTCCGCGATACCGAGGGAAATCCTGAGGATGGGATCCAGCATGATCAGGGCGACCATGATTCCGGCCCAACGCCGCACCTTTCCCCACAGGTTGCGGTCGACAAGCGCGGTGTACACCACCACTCCCAGGAGAGCGCCGAGGTAGAGCGCGGCGGCCCGGAGTACCAACTCCAGACCGAGCAGGCCGGCCGCGAGGATGGTCACGCCCGCGATCACGATGAGGATGATCGGGCCGCCGCCGACGATGTCTCCGTCCTTACGCAGTGTGTCCGCCATGCTCGCGAACAGGGCGGGCATGCTGCCGTCCGTGCCGGTCATGGCGGTGGTGACTGCGTCGGTCGCCGACACGATCACTTGCAGGATCA from Streptomyces sp. NBC_01485 encodes:
- a CDS encoding ATP-binding protein, yielding MPTRQLALGCAASALVAWFVWSLLYNGYLGPYWLWPLMLITPDGWYQSMYFVVASWSYYAVVLIGIAVFFGRLGGWPELLRRARAAVGRANARAVAAEAAAPRAPDPESDPALWPQMRADGAVEVAERLSAELRDGRMTDVDYARIDHAWRSGRSRAEISEEVRARGAAACAHGSGARDLPARMGRHDLALRQVRIGTAADSDRNPQAYRGAGVALEPAVLSTSALVVGSPGAHAATGIVGPVVESLCLQALAGQAAVVSVTSSGTAVPRGAFDVVLRVGDASVPHGLDLYAGLDDPDEAASVLAEALVGDLAEAGGDSRWASMSLAQLIGPWRSVHGEFPGVAELRDLLSDEAARADLRAALDERGLGAHRRDLDAFERRSAAPGGAVEELATRVALLDRPAFHGFIAPHASEGAADARRVLSLQHLDQPIRVRIELPERAHAEAARILTRLVLAQFTLWAASRRDRSLFAFLVLEDAAQAITPQCLRGLQQLRTSNAGVLFTLRTLSEIPEGLRDHLLAAVGCRIACVGVSPWDAQHFASAWGTEWVETEMVTHRQIRAEEPMTKVWHALKKIATGKHVTAKSVTVRREERQRWSASELANELQTGQAVISMTTVRGDRMPPVLTNLNQ